In one Tenuifilum sp. 4138str genomic region, the following are encoded:
- the rpmB gene encoding 50S ribosomal protein L28, with protein sequence MSRVCQLTGKRVMVGNNVSHSKRRTKRRFLPNLKTKRLFLESENRWVTLRLSTSAMRTIDKVGLDNALKKFAKKGHI encoded by the coding sequence ATGTCAAGAGTTTGTCAGTTAACCGGAAAAAGAGTAATGGTGGGAAACAACGTTTCGCATTCAAAAAGAAGAACCAAACGCAGATTCCTGCCTAACCTTAAAACCAAAAGGTTGTTCCTTGAAAGTGAAAACCGTTGGGTTACCCTTAGGCTTAGCACTTCAGCTATGAGAACCATCGATAAGGTTGGTTTAGATAATGCCCTGAAGAAATTTGCTAAGAAAGGTCACATTTAA
- a CDS encoding CinA family nicotinamide mononucleotide deamidase-related protein has protein sequence MRASILTIGDELLIGQVIDTNSAWLADSLSELGFEVTKILSISDSSQAIAEAVKELMGQSDLVISTGGLGPTSDDRTKPTLCELFGGQLMLHAPSLSLIEQIFHKRGLPLTETNKNQALIPSSCTPILNYHGTAPGMIFRKGNCFLISLPGVPFEMKNMFTEGVRPFIEQNFTLPAIVRLNVNTFGIPESFLSDKLKDFEKFLADRSIALAYLPSPSGIRLRLTATGDNKGRLSNLLDMAVNELKGLVGENIFGFNDETLPSVVSKKLRGKNETLAVAESCTGGYISHLITQLPGSSDIYKGGIVAYSNEIKQNVLGVSHDLLISHGAVSQPVVEAMLDGTLRVFQSDYAIAVSGIAGPTGATAGKPVGTTWIGVASRETRRVELYAFGNLREVNIQRAAYTALYQLLKLMDKD, from the coding sequence ATGAGAGCATCAATCCTAACCATTGGCGATGAGTTACTTATCGGTCAGGTTATCGATACCAATTCGGCCTGGTTGGCCGATAGCCTTAGCGAGCTTGGGTTTGAGGTAACCAAAATCCTTAGCATTTCCGATAGCTCACAAGCTATTGCCGAAGCTGTTAAAGAACTAATGGGCCAGTCGGATCTAGTTATTTCCACAGGCGGGTTAGGCCCTACTAGCGACGACCGGACAAAGCCAACGCTATGTGAGCTATTTGGTGGTCAGCTTATGCTCCATGCACCCTCCCTAAGCCTAATTGAACAGATTTTTCACAAACGCGGTCTTCCTTTAACTGAGACCAATAAGAACCAAGCATTAATTCCCTCTTCGTGCACACCAATTCTTAACTATCATGGAACGGCTCCTGGAATGATATTCAGGAAAGGCAATTGCTTTCTGATTTCGCTTCCGGGAGTTCCATTTGAAATGAAGAATATGTTTACTGAGGGGGTTCGGCCATTTATTGAGCAAAATTTTACCCTTCCCGCAATAGTTCGGTTAAACGTCAACACTTTTGGAATCCCTGAATCTTTCCTTTCCGATAAGTTAAAAGACTTTGAAAAATTTTTAGCCGATAGAAGTATTGCGCTAGCCTACCTGCCAAGCCCTTCGGGAATCAGGTTACGTCTTACTGCAACTGGTGACAATAAGGGTAGGCTAAGCAACTTGTTGGATATGGCAGTAAATGAACTTAAGGGTTTGGTTGGTGAAAATATTTTTGGTTTCAATGACGAAACACTTCCGTCGGTAGTGTCTAAAAAACTTAGGGGAAAAAATGAAACCCTAGCAGTGGCCGAAAGCTGTACAGGTGGCTATATTTCGCATTTAATAACTCAGCTGCCCGGCAGCTCCGATATATATAAGGGAGGTATTGTAGCATACTCAAACGAGATTAAACAAAACGTGCTAGGGGTAAGCCATGATTTGCTCATAAGTCATGGAGCTGTTAGTCAACCAGTAGTTGAGGCCATGCTCGATGGTACACTAAGAGTTTTCCAGAGCGACTATGCCATTGCAGTGTCCGGCATCGCCGGACCAACAGGAGCAACCGCCGGTAAGCCTGTGGGCACCACCTGGATTGGTGTTGCATCAAGGGAAACGCGACGGGTAGAACTCTATGCTTTTGGAAACCTCAGGGAGGTTAATATTCAACGCGCAGCATATACGGCTTTGTACCAATTGCTAAAACTTATGGATAAGGATTAG
- a CDS encoding DUF6340 family protein: MWIKKFKWLVLFFSLTSCISYSYIDIEFYDSPQKSIVVPGENLLVVENLHLRNTDTPIRELDWALDSVASNEATDALISLFKTSPWYAGISLFKHIYYRNDSSRVVLPLSWQVIDSLSNVYNSKMVVSLEYLKVRPYYDTYPLWRGDFKEYYGFIQVSSYTYWRIYNVETRKINLGQLLTDTLLWEKNDWIEVTPGNQLPGIFEACAFAGADAGEQFAQLIAPQWQKDSRAVYVPNTNKEMSRAYQLAMHGNWLDAAAIWQRLSSSTSKELAAQAAFNMALANEMLGKFQLSIEWLDFAKSKYPHLKFLNEYRDILQHRIENNKPQK, from the coding sequence ATGTGGATAAAAAAGTTTAAATGGTTAGTATTGTTTTTCTCATTAACATCTTGTATATCATATAGTTATATTGATATTGAGTTTTACGATTCACCCCAAAAATCGATTGTTGTTCCGGGTGAAAACCTGCTAGTGGTTGAAAATCTTCACCTACGAAATACCGATACTCCCATTCGAGAACTTGATTGGGCTTTGGATAGCGTTGCTTCAAATGAAGCAACCGATGCCCTCATAAGCCTGTTTAAAACTTCTCCGTGGTACGCCGGTATTAGCCTTTTCAAACATATTTATTACCGTAACGATTCTTCAAGGGTTGTTCTTCCCCTTTCTTGGCAAGTAATCGATAGCCTCAGCAATGTTTACAATAGTAAAATGGTTGTCTCGCTTGAGTACTTAAAAGTGCGTCCATACTATGATACATACCCTTTGTGGCGTGGCGATTTTAAGGAATATTACGGATTCATTCAGGTATCAAGCTATACCTATTGGCGCATTTACAATGTTGAAACAAGAAAGATTAATTTAGGCCAGTTACTTACCGATACCCTTTTATGGGAAAAAAACGATTGGATTGAGGTTACACCTGGCAACCAGCTTCCGGGTATATTCGAGGCTTGTGCATTTGCTGGAGCCGATGCCGGCGAGCAATTCGCACAGCTTATTGCTCCGCAATGGCAAAAGGACAGCAGAGCAGTATATGTTCCCAACACTAACAAGGAGATGAGCAGAGCATACCAACTTGCCATGCATGGAAACTGGTTAGATGCCGCCGCGATTTGGCAAAGGTTATCTTCATCAACCAGTAAGGAATTGGCTGCACAAGCAGCATTTAATATGGCCCTAGCCAACGAGATGCTAGGCAAATTCCAGCTATCCATTGAATGGCTCGACTTTGCAAAATCTAAATACCCTCACCTTAAGTTTCTAAATGAGTATAGGGATATTTTGCAGCACCGAATAGAGAACAATAAACCCCAAAAGTAA
- the fabG gene encoding 3-oxoacyl-[acyl-carrier-protein] reductase yields the protein MKLLEGKTGLVTGAARGIGRAIAIAFAQHGANVAFTDIAYDDNMKSLEQELTALGVKAKGYASDASDYDNSQKIVDEIAKDFGQIDILVNNAGITRDTLLMRMTEEQWDLVIKVNLKSVFNLTKAVQKYMLKQKNGSIINMSSVVGVSGNAGQANYAASKAGIIGFTKAVARELGSRNIRCNAIAPGFIITEMTHKLPDEVREDWIKKIPLQRGGTPDDVANVCVFLGSDLSSYVSGQVINVCGAMNT from the coding sequence ATGAAGTTACTTGAAGGAAAGACTGGCTTGGTTACAGGTGCGGCTCGGGGTATAGGGCGCGCCATTGCAATTGCCTTTGCTCAACATGGAGCAAATGTAGCTTTTACCGACATTGCTTACGATGACAACATGAAATCGCTTGAGCAGGAGCTAACCGCATTAGGCGTAAAAGCCAAAGGATACGCTTCCGATGCTAGCGATTACGATAATTCCCAGAAAATTGTTGATGAAATAGCCAAAGATTTTGGCCAAATCGATATCCTGGTCAACAATGCAGGTATCACTCGCGATACATTGCTTATGCGTATGACCGAGGAGCAATGGGATTTAGTGATTAAGGTTAACCTAAAGTCGGTTTTTAACCTTACCAAGGCCGTTCAAAAGTATATGCTTAAGCAGAAAAACGGTTCAATTATTAACATGAGCTCAGTGGTTGGAGTTTCAGGTAATGCAGGACAGGCCAACTATGCAGCGTCAAAGGCTGGAATAATTGGATTTACCAAAGCTGTTGCCCGCGAGCTGGGCTCACGTAACATCCGTTGCAACGCAATTGCTCCCGGATTCATTATCACCGAAATGACCCACAAGTTACCCGATGAAGTTCGCGAGGATTGGATAAAGAAAATACCCCTTCAGCGTGGTGGTACCCCCGACGATGTAGCCAATGTTTGTGTATTCCTGGGTTCCGACCTATCGTCGTACGTTAGCGGACAGGTTATTAATGTTTGTGGTGCAATGAATACCTAG
- a CDS encoding PAS domain S-box protein, whose protein sequence is MKVKIHIRVKLIIAVLTVTAVVFWASIAFLNKRVDRFTRTNIYEYIDATSKTYTTQIKGEFDKQFALARTITYSFYDLEQRNPEDVKLNTLRLLKGIAENTPDLLSVWASWELWALDREWDKPYGRDRYTYLRENNELKQIFERLNETGDNPSSLYYKLKTEKKEALVDPYWYTYAGSQKRVLETSVCVPLVVNNRFAALFGFDIELSVYQEMIKNLKPYEGSYAILISNNGTIVAHPDSTLLGALADTVLTNGKQIINSVITNGKYSETVLEGKSKYYLTFNSFTAGQAAERWSLGIFVPEKVINEQISTITSQVRIVMVIGLIVLAIVLWIIAYSITSPLVRATKVLGELSLGKIDPAKKIEIKTGDEIEDIASSINILINSLFKTSQFAREIGKGNLQAKYSKLSDDDVLGDALLEMRKSLEYAKKIDEERKAEENKNRWYNEGMAKFAEILRHNNSNLNDFAYETIRNLTKYVDATIGAVFLINNDNPNDIYLELMATYAYERRKYEEKVIRMGEGLVGRCAQEAETIYMTEIPNGYIKIASGLGQDEPTELLLVPMKINDEVHGVIEIASFEPIEDYKIKFIEKIGESFAATISSIKINIRTAKLLEESRIKSEELASQEEEMRQNMEELQATQEESARKSAEMESLINALHSSSYVIEYDLNGNIITVNEAYLKLTGQTEKDIVGTHHADNLEMTSEQKNAYQKFWQDLRNGMIKKETSKVKIGGKTYTFIETYSPILDENRRVVKILKIAHNITDFIDENPEGKTKKK, encoded by the coding sequence ATGAAGGTGAAAATTCATATTAGAGTAAAGTTGATAATCGCTGTACTTACGGTTACAGCAGTTGTTTTTTGGGCAAGCATTGCTTTTTTAAACAAAAGGGTTGATAGGTTTACTCGGACAAACATTTATGAATACATTGATGCCACATCAAAAACCTACACCACTCAAATTAAGGGTGAATTTGATAAGCAGTTTGCCTTAGCAAGAACCATAACCTATAGCTTTTACGACCTTGAACAACGAAATCCCGAAGATGTTAAGCTAAATACTTTAAGGCTACTAAAAGGAATTGCCGAAAACACCCCTGATTTACTGTCGGTTTGGGCAAGCTGGGAACTTTGGGCCTTAGATAGGGAATGGGATAAGCCTTACGGCAGAGATAGGTACACCTACCTGAGGGAAAACAATGAACTTAAACAGATATTTGAAAGATTAAACGAGACCGGTGATAACCCGAGTAGTTTGTACTATAAACTTAAAACCGAAAAAAAAGAAGCACTGGTTGATCCATACTGGTACACCTATGCCGGAAGTCAAAAAAGGGTACTGGAAACCAGCGTATGCGTGCCGTTGGTAGTTAACAACAGATTTGCTGCGCTCTTTGGCTTTGACATTGAGCTCTCAGTTTATCAGGAAATGATAAAGAATCTAAAACCCTACGAAGGGAGTTACGCCATTCTAATTTCGAATAACGGTACCATTGTTGCGCATCCCGATTCCACATTGCTTGGTGCACTGGCCGATACGGTTTTGACTAACGGAAAACAAATAATTAACAGCGTAATTACCAATGGGAAATACTCAGAAACAGTGTTAGAGGGAAAAAGTAAGTACTACCTTACCTTTAACTCTTTTACTGCAGGTCAAGCTGCTGAAAGGTGGAGCCTTGGTATATTCGTGCCCGAGAAAGTAATCAATGAACAAATAAGCACCATAACAAGCCAGGTTAGAATTGTAATGGTAATAGGATTAATAGTGCTAGCAATTGTGCTTTGGATTATTGCCTACAGCATTACAAGCCCATTAGTAAGGGCAACAAAAGTACTAGGTGAACTCTCCCTTGGTAAGATAGACCCAGCCAAAAAGATTGAGATAAAGACTGGTGATGAGATTGAGGATATTGCAAGCTCAATTAACATTTTAATTAACAGTTTGTTTAAAACCTCGCAGTTTGCCAGGGAAATAGGAAAAGGTAATTTACAAGCAAAATACTCAAAACTTTCCGATGACGACGTTTTAGGTGATGCGCTACTTGAAATGCGTAAGAGCCTGGAGTATGCTAAAAAGATTGATGAGGAAAGGAAAGCTGAGGAAAACAAGAATAGATGGTACAACGAGGGCATGGCTAAGTTTGCTGAAATATTGAGGCACAATAACAGCAACCTAAACGACTTTGCTTACGAAACCATTCGAAACCTAACAAAGTATGTTGATGCCACAATTGGTGCTGTATTTCTTATCAATAATGATAATCCAAATGATATCTACCTTGAGTTGATGGCAACCTATGCCTACGAGCGCCGAAAATACGAGGAGAAAGTCATTCGAATGGGTGAAGGCCTTGTTGGAAGATGCGCACAGGAAGCAGAAACCATATACATGACCGAAATACCCAACGGATATATAAAAATTGCCTCAGGGCTTGGGCAGGATGAACCCACCGAGTTACTCCTTGTCCCTATGAAGATTAACGATGAAGTTCACGGGGTTATTGAGATTGCCTCGTTTGAGCCTATTGAGGATTATAAAATTAAATTTATTGAAAAGATAGGCGAAAGCTTTGCCGCAACCATCTCAAGTATTAAAATAAACATCAGGACTGCAAAATTACTTGAAGAATCAAGGATAAAATCGGAGGAGCTCGCATCGCAGGAGGAAGAGATGCGACAAAACATGGAAGAGCTACAGGCAACCCAGGAGGAATCGGCTCGCAAGTCGGCCGAGATGGAAAGTCTAATCAATGCTTTGCATTCTTCCAGCTACGTTATTGAGTACGATTTGAATGGCAACATTATAACTGTAAACGAAGCCTACCTAAAACTAACTGGGCAAACCGAGAAAGATATTGTTGGAACTCACCATGCCGACAACCTGGAGATGACCTCCGAACAGAAAAATGCCTACCAAAAGTTCTGGCAGGACCTCCGCAATGGAATGATTAAAAAGGAAACATCTAAGGTTAAGATTGGTGGTAAAACCTATACATTCATTGAGACCTACTCTCCCATTCTTGATGAAAACAGAAGGGTTGTGAAGATTCTGAAGATAGCTCACAACATAACCGATTTTATTGATGAAAATCCAGAGGGGAAAACAAAGAAGAAATAA
- a CDS encoding DUF6588 family protein, which translates to MKLLRKSIVLLLSLIAGTLYAQEDVAKFLKGSLNDAEKLSKAYLEPFGKSLGTSLNSGWYNSANPHGILGFDITFTVPITIPPSSDKTFDVSKLNLEYWQVKSGSSSTSPTVTGKSSNTILTDKATGLSELNMPDGANLKFVPAPMIQVAKGLPFHTEIVGRFLPTINISSVGNFGLWGVGVKNEFKEFIPFVKRLPFSMSVLFGYTQFTSSFDINKAQKQKLNFKSSGYTARLLVSKSIPVLTVYGGLGYNHSTTDISLKGTYNVDGVGTVTDPIAFDFANNGFTANLGLRLKLAILAFHFDYSLGNYGIFNAGVGINFR; encoded by the coding sequence ATGAAGCTGTTAAGGAAATCTATCGTCCTGCTTCTAAGCCTAATAGCAGGAACGCTTTACGCACAGGAAGATGTTGCAAAATTCCTGAAAGGAAGCCTGAACGATGCCGAAAAGCTTAGTAAAGCATACCTTGAACCTTTTGGTAAGAGTTTGGGAACAAGTTTGAATTCTGGGTGGTACAATTCTGCAAATCCTCATGGAATTTTAGGGTTCGACATCACCTTTACAGTACCAATTACAATACCACCAAGTTCCGATAAAACGTTTGACGTTTCAAAGTTAAACCTGGAATACTGGCAGGTAAAATCTGGTTCTAGTTCTACCTCACCAACAGTAACGGGTAAAAGTTCAAACACCATTTTAACCGATAAAGCAACAGGGCTAAGCGAGTTAAACATGCCCGATGGGGCCAACCTTAAATTTGTTCCTGCCCCAATGATTCAGGTAGCAAAAGGATTGCCCTTTCATACCGAGATAGTTGGTCGTTTCTTACCAACCATAAACATTTCAAGCGTTGGAAACTTTGGTTTGTGGGGTGTTGGTGTTAAAAACGAGTTCAAGGAATTTATTCCTTTTGTAAAACGATTGCCTTTCAGTATGTCGGTTCTTTTCGGATACACTCAGTTCACTTCATCGTTCGACATCAATAAGGCACAAAAGCAAAAGCTTAACTTTAAATCTTCGGGTTATACGGCTCGTTTACTTGTTTCTAAGTCCATTCCAGTATTAACCGTTTATGGCGGTTTGGGGTATAACCATTCAACAACCGATATTTCACTTAAGGGAACCTATAACGTTGACGGCGTTGGGACTGTTACTGACCCCATTGCTTTCGACTTTGCAAATAACGGTTTTACTGCCAATCTTGGGTTAAGGCTTAAGCTAGCAATCCTAGCTTTCCATTTCGACTACTCACTTGGCAATTATGGTATCTTTAATGCCGGGGTTGGAATTAATTTCCGATAA
- a CDS encoding replication-associated recombination protein A, whose protein sequence is MPTIPLAERMRPRNLNDYVGQEHLVGSKGVIREMVNRGTITSFILWGPPGVGKTTLARVIANELNRPFYTLSAISSGVKDVRDVIEKAKSQKFFNSPSPILFIDEIHRFSKSQQDSLLGAVEQGVFTLIGATTENPSFEVITPLLSRCQVYILKPLSNEELELLFVRATTTDHELKKFRFELRERDALYRFSGGDARKLYNIIELITSTQNTNNQVVITNKAVVDVLQQNLAIYDKNGEQHYDIISAFIKSVRGSDPNAAVYWLARMIEGGEDPEFIARRLVILAAEDIGLANPNALLMATSCFQAVQMIGMPESRIILSEATIYLATSPKSNSAYEAIGKAQGIVKETGDLPVPLHLRNAPTRLMKDIGYGIDYKYAHSFPGNFVEQEFLPEKLSGTSIYKPQDNSREQEIAARIKALWKGKYNK, encoded by the coding sequence ATGCCGACAATACCCTTAGCTGAAAGGATGCGACCCCGTAATCTGAACGATTACGTAGGGCAGGAGCATCTTGTGGGTAGCAAAGGGGTTATTCGGGAAATGGTAAATAGAGGTACTATAACCTCGTTTATTCTATGGGGCCCTCCGGGCGTAGGAAAAACAACTCTGGCTAGGGTTATAGCCAACGAGTTAAATAGACCCTTTTACACCCTAAGCGCAATAAGTTCAGGTGTAAAAGATGTTAGGGATGTGATTGAAAAGGCAAAATCACAAAAATTCTTCAACTCACCCTCGCCCATTCTTTTTATTGATGAAATACACCGATTCAGTAAGTCGCAACAAGACTCACTGCTTGGCGCCGTGGAGCAAGGTGTTTTCACATTAATTGGTGCTACAACCGAAAACCCCTCATTTGAGGTGATTACACCATTACTTTCACGTTGCCAGGTTTATATACTTAAACCGCTCTCCAATGAGGAACTTGAACTACTTTTTGTTAGAGCAACAACCACCGATCATGAGCTGAAAAAATTTAGGTTTGAACTCCGTGAAAGGGATGCTCTTTACAGATTCTCAGGAGGCGATGCCCGCAAGCTATATAATATCATTGAACTTATAACATCAACACAAAATACCAATAACCAGGTTGTAATAACCAATAAAGCCGTAGTTGATGTGCTGCAGCAAAACCTGGCAATTTACGATAAGAACGGAGAGCAGCACTATGACATCATATCGGCATTTATTAAATCGGTAAGGGGTAGCGATCCCAATGCTGCTGTTTACTGGTTGGCGCGTATGATTGAAGGTGGCGAGGACCCCGAATTCATTGCACGCAGGTTAGTTATATTAGCTGCTGAAGACATAGGCTTAGCCAACCCAAATGCGTTACTCATGGCCACCAGCTGTTTTCAGGCAGTTCAGATGATTGGTATGCCGGAGTCACGAATTATCCTATCCGAGGCAACCATTTATCTAGCAACAAGCCCAAAAAGCAATTCAGCCTACGAGGCAATTGGCAAAGCACAAGGGATAGTAAAAGAAACCGGTGACTTGCCCGTGCCACTCCATCTCCGCAATGCACCAACCAGGTTGATGAAGGATATTGGCTATGGTATTGACTATAAGTATGCCCATAGCTTTCCGGGAAATTTTGTGGAGCAGGAATTCCTACCCGAAAAGCTTTCCGGAACCTCAATATATAAACCGCAGGACAATAGCCGTGAGCAGGAAATTGCTGCAAGGATAAAGGCACTATGGAAAGGTAAGTATAACAAGTAA
- the kdsA gene encoding 3-deoxy-8-phosphooctulonate synthase has protein sequence MITIAKIKGIKHIESGNFFLMAGPCVVESRDNVMRIAETVSSITDKLKIPYIFKASYRKANRSRIDSFAGIGDEKALKILGEVNERFGLPIVTDIHSAPEAAMAAEYVDILQIPAFLCRQTDLLIAAAQTGRFVNIKKGQFVSPDSMKFAAQKVVDSGNTNVILTDRGTMFGYHDLIVDFRAIPTMRAFGFPVVVDVTHSLQQPNQTTGVTGGRPDMIETIARAAIATGADGLFMETHFNPAEALSDGANMLNIKYLEGLLERLVAIRQVVKNF, from the coding sequence ATGATCACTATTGCAAAGATTAAAGGAATTAAGCACATTGAATCCGGCAACTTTTTTTTGATGGCTGGACCTTGTGTAGTTGAAAGCCGCGATAACGTAATGAGGATTGCAGAAACTGTATCGAGCATCACAGACAAACTTAAAATCCCTTACATTTTTAAAGCCTCGTACCGCAAGGCAAACCGTTCAAGAATCGATTCATTTGCTGGTATTGGCGATGAAAAGGCACTGAAAATTCTAGGAGAAGTAAATGAGCGATTTGGCTTACCCATTGTTACAGACATTCATAGTGCTCCAGAAGCTGCCATGGCGGCTGAATATGTTGATATTCTTCAGATTCCGGCATTCCTATGCAGACAAACAGACCTACTGATTGCAGCAGCCCAAACAGGAAGGTTTGTAAATATCAAAAAAGGGCAATTTGTTTCCCCCGACTCCATGAAATTTGCAGCGCAAAAGGTTGTTGATTCAGGCAATACCAACGTTATTCTAACTGACAGAGGAACAATGTTTGGGTATCATGATCTAATAGTTGATTTTAGGGCCATACCAACCATGCGAGCATTTGGATTTCCTGTTGTTGTTGATGTTACCCACTCGCTTCAGCAACCAAACCAAACCACCGGGGTTACGGGTGGCAGGCCCGATATGATTGAAACCATTGCCCGTGCTGCCATTGCAACAGGAGCCGATGGGCTCTTTATGGAAACCCATTTTAACCCAGCCGAAGCATTATCGGATGGGGCAAACATGCTAAATATTAAGTACCTGGAAGGATTACTTGAGCGGCTAGTTGCAATCAGGCAAGTGGTTAAGAACTTTTAA